From a single Diceros bicornis minor isolate mBicDic1 chromosome 6, mDicBic1.mat.cur, whole genome shotgun sequence genomic region:
- the LOC131406928 gene encoding basic proline-rich protein-like, giving the protein MLLPTPRKPLPPSPLSSGRPRRQPGPEKATAEDSELKPSHWTAPGEGSKSAAARRELSKKENKRGKGEFLRAYPCPASLKAGGWDSKTPITRPDPCLPRPRGLAPGLGGRPRPHLPSAPGGCSGLGPPPPLPLPAAPGRAGAQGRPLHEGRQEAPPPSEPATQLSVNRKPVEGGGAAAPQLPSPPGAPPPGPGPRPPWPLPPERVPESATCPRWAAAASSAAASASEWSALEFEQGPEPSQRHLRSRPPPPSSNSRSLRHSASHRPRAAARPRSQSRGRLLKPPRRRRAPHALAPAIGPAAGTDGTCSQRPGGRAVESWARERAAGGVLAAGLARPGPGASSSSRPRRETQVQRGKAGGAVQAAVSIVSPPGTRRCLGTVGCAAALGLLGPPPRSGEAGSSRLGAALDPAWPVLARRSEKPAPSSTIGYLLCTQRVPSSFNIFRMGEGENMKNLLCIRCDARLFRKASFASLPVIPVLQVRKWRIGICSSEGKNLCLPCFLLYPCRLQECVAHR; this is encoded by the exons ATGTTGCTCCCGACGCCCCGGAAGCCTCTGCCACCGAGTCCCCTGAGCAGTGGAAGGCCTCGGCGGCAGCCAGGGCCGGAAAAAGCGACGGCAGAGGACTCGGAGCTGAAACCATCACACTGGACCGCGCCTGGGGAGGGAAGTAAATCAGCAGCCGCCCGCAGAGAActcagcaaaaaggaaaataaaagaggaaaaggggAGTTCCTCAGGGCGTACCCCTGTCCAGCTTCCTTAAAGGCCGGCGGGTGGGATAGCAAGACCCCCATTACCCGCCCAGACCCCTGCCTCCCCCGCCCGCGCGGGCTCGCTCCGGGCCTAGGCGGCCGCCCGAGACCTCACTTACCCTCGGCGCCTGGCGGGTGCTCTGGCCTCGGGCCGCCTCCGCCTCTCCCGCTCCCAGCGGCCCCCGGACGGGCGGGAGCACAGGGCCGGCCGCTGCACGAAGGACGGCAAGAGGCTCCGCCACCGTCAGAACCCGCGACTCAGCTCTCGGTAAATAGGAAACCGGTGGAGGGGGGAGGAGCGGCGGCACCGCAACTTCCCTCCCCGCCTGGAGCGCCGCCGCCCGGGCCCGGGCCTAGGCCTCCCTGGCCGCTGCCGCCGGAGCGGGTACCGGAGTCCGCTACGTGCCCCCGCTGGGCCGCCGCCGCCTCCAGCGCCGCCGCTTCCGCCAGTGAATGGTCAGCGCTGGAGTTTGAACAGGGCCCTGAACCATCTCAACGCCATTTGCGCTCCCGgcccccacctccttcctccaaCAGCCGCTCGCTCCGTCACTCCGCTTCCCACAGGCCCCGCGCGGCCGCCCGACCCCGCAGCCAATCGCGCGGCCGCTTACTCAAACCGCCGCGCAGGCGCCGCGCCCCGCATGCTCTGGCGCCCGCCATTGGCCCGGCCGCGGGGACCGACGGGACTTGTAGTCAGCGTCCGGGAGGTCGAGCTGTCGAGAGCTGGGCGCGGGAGCGGGCGGCGGGAGGAGTGTTGGCGGCGGGCCTGGCCCGTCCGGGCCCGGGAGCCAGTTCCAGTTCCCGGCCCCGCCGGGAGACGCAGGTGCAGCGGGGGAAGGCCGGGGGCGCAGTGCAGGCAGCTGTGTCAATCGTTTCCCCTCCAGGGACCCGCCGGTGTCTAGGGACGGTGGGTTGTGCAGCTGCGCTAGGCCTGCTGGGGCCGCCGCCCCGGAGCGGGGAGGCGGGGAGCTCGCGGCTCGGAGCCGCCCTCGACCCGGCCTGGCCAGTGCTGGCCCGGCGCAG TGAGAAGCCTGCCCCTTCTTCCACAATTGGATATTTACTTTGCACCCAGAGGGTACCAAGTTCCTTCAATATATTCAG gatgggggagggggagaacaTGAAGAACCTACTCTGCATCAGGTGTGATGCCAGGCTCTTCCGGAAGGCTTCATTTGCATCCCTGCctgttatccctgttttacaggtgagaaaatggaggattggcatctgctCAAG TGAGGGCAAAAATCTTTGCCTGCCTTGTTTTCTGCTGTATCCCTGCCGCCTCCAAGAGtgtgtggcacata GATAA